The genomic interval aaccattttactatttcgagtcactgtgaccttgacctttgacctagtgacctgaaaatcgataggggtcatctgcctttCATactcaatatacctatgaagtttcatgatcctaggcctaagcgttcttgagatatcaacaggaaaccatctggtggactgaccgaccaactaaccgacatgtgcaaaacaatatagcccctcttcttcgaaggggggcataaaaaaacagcCACATTCCCTTGctttgtttttcaatggaccagaatcatttgcgaactcatttgagatatcattagaacacagGTTCTAGGTAAGTTTCAGGAACATAGgacaaaaaaatgtgtcttaaatAGAGTCCCCAACAGACACTTGGCATTCAAGCCATGTAAGCAAAACTGTCCCACAACTGGCCAACATCtttttctttgaacaaaaaacattttcaatgaaaacTGCCCAACCCGTCTGCTGTTTTATAGggagaccgaaaccattttcaaacttgatcgagatatctttagaacaaatattctagGTAAGTTTCATAGAAATTTGACAAAACATGTGACTTAGAAAGGTCACAAAGACTCTCACAAACAACAGAaacaaagctttataattttaaccCAACCAATACAACATTTACAGGATATATCTATGCCCCAATAGTTATTTTGATTCTTTGTTAAACATAATTATTCTATGCATAATCTGCAACAAAAATTGttctttaaacatctttaaaCATGTCCCCTTTATGATGATAAGTGAAGAACATTAGGAATACATTAAATAAACTATATTCagttaaacaatgaaaataatattaagcactacaacacttttaaaaataagtttagaaaaaaaacataattttaacaataGATCTCtcataataaaacaaatttcCAAGTAACATCTACTAGGTGATGTGTTGTtttggtttgtattttctttaaacaaaaacactgaTTTTGAAATACAACACTCATTAGTAAGACTCCTTTTTTTATACAGACTCTTGAAAGATTAAAACCATATTTTTAAAGCCAACAATCAGGTGCAACAATTTGCAATATACTCGGTGCAATTATTTCTAAGACAACAACAAACTATATCAAAAAAAGTAAGAAAATATTATGAAAGACAATAACAACATATAAATCTTaattaaacacataaataaaagaatatgcatatgaaattaattcattaatttacACAAACAATGACGTTTGCTTAAAAGAATAAATCATTAATAATAGTTTAATTTATTAAGCAAACTTCTCTTACATGGTAAATGTTTTTGCAAAGATCACTTAACATGATAGGAAAATTGAAAGAAAAGCAAACATGATTCCATTTctgaacacaggtggttagcgtgttgctatgatattaatttgaaaatactcaaattataatgaaaaatcaacttctttaaaacaacatcacaatcaaatatatattttttttattataacaaggtattcaacttaaAATGATCAGAAAACagagtgcatcgctttgaacagccataacttatTCAAGTGTTCAGTGATTTCCAAGAAAACGGTcttattttccatttaaaatgatgtttcactaattaatatcatagcctcATGCAAACCACCTATGTTTCTGAACACTACATATGAATATTCAAGCCTTGTCTGTGGACACAGTTAATATCATGTGAGCAAGCTCACATGAATAAAACAAGCAGACAATCTTTTAATGTTGCACCTTACATTTTGAACAATCAAATAACTTATTTGATTTCTCAACCTTCTCGTTGCATGACAATCAAAATAGTGTAACTTAATGTATTTTAAACTAACGGTCAAATAAGTTTTGATTATTACCTTTAACAGAATATAAAGTCAATTTTCGAAAATCTTAAATACTGGTAATCAATCGTCATGGTCACCTAATTGTTCTAAAATACACACAGTTTAGAAATAATGTAGCTTTAGTTACCATATGGGCCCTTTACACAAGCAAGCttaattattgtaaaatacataataaaagacATGTGCAAGATATGACAATGACATTATAACATTCCACAGGTTTTCTTTTTGTTCTTCTTTGACTTCCCTTTTTTGTCTTTCTGAAAATGAATTAGAACTGGTGAGTATATTGATGTATTCAATTGTGttacacatcatttaaatgtcAGAGAAGTCGCATTATATTATGATGACATAAAGCATCAAACAGTTCTTAGATACCTTAGAAATTGActgtttaaaatgaaacattatcaAACATATAAATGCATATCTTTATAATCATTTCAACAACAAATGACAGACAGAAACTACTCACAAAAACTCTGATCTCTCGAACCAAGGTGTAAAAAGCATCATCAACACCTTGCCGCGTCTTTGCAGAAGTCTCCACATAGGGAATATTATAGTTGTCTGCAATCTGCTTGGCCTGTCGGGTGTCCACAAAGCGGGACTGTAAATCTACTTTGTTGCCTACCACTGGAAATGACACATGCATACCCATTATTTctgtgaaatatttgttttttttatttcattatgtaaAAAGGTGCGGAAAGCAGACGCAAATAAGAGCTTGATTTTAAAGTGTATGAGACACAAACTTGTACTTACAAACCATTGGGACTTCATCTGCATCTTTTACTCTTTTAATCtgtaaatacaaattaacatTTCACTTTCAATGAAATCCCTTATGGAAAAATAAATTGCTTCAATGTTTCAATAATAGCAAAGTCAGATTTTGTGAACCAAAAAAGTCTGAAGCTCTTCAAGAgaaatgcaatttatttttagaaaaaaaacagtgaaaagGTTAGCCTACTTGTTCCCTGTACTGGTTTATGTCTTCAAAAGATTTGGCATTGTTTACAGCAAACACACAGAGGAACCCCTCTCCTGTCCTCATGTACTGGTCACGCATTGCACTGAAAGTTCAACATAAATACTAACAAACTGCTAGTTTTTACCAAGCTTAATaacatacaaattataaaaagGGCTCGCATTCCAATATGGAATTAAATGAGAGTACAAGAtctttctttgtttcatttttataagaatctattattcattaataaaacaatttaaatcacTAACAAAACTCCAGATATGCATACTTTTTtgtaaaaactatttaaaattcaTGAAAAACAATATAATCTTTCTacatgtttcctttaaaaaactaattgattaatttaaaaaaaatgcatatacttTATACTTCTTCATGTAGGTTATTTTTCTTTGGTCAATCTATCTTAAGCACCGGTTCAAATTGATAACAATAAATCtgaaaaataacaagggctgtttgtaaaacatgcatgccccccatatgggctgtcagttgcagtggcagccattgtgtgaatacatttttgtcactgtgaccttgacctttgacctagtgacctgaaaatcgataggggtcatctgccaatcatgatcaatgtacctatgaagtttcatgatcctaggcttaattattcttgagttatcatcaggaaaccatttaactatttcgggtcaccgtgaccttgacctttgaccgagtgacctgaaaatcaataggggtcatctgcgagtcatgatcaatgtacctatgaagtttcatgataataggcataagcattcttgagttatcatctggaaaccattttactattttggatcactgtgaccttgacctttgacctagtgacctgaaaatttataggggtcatctgcgagtcatgatcaatgtacctatgaactttcatgataataggcataagcattcttgagttatcatctggaaaccattttactattttggatcactgtgaccttgacctttgacctagtgacctgaaaatttataggggtcatctgcgagtcatgatcaatgtacctatgaactttcatgatcctaggcataagcgttcttgagttatcatctggaaaccattttactatttccggtaaccgtgaccttgaccttttatctagtgacctcaaaatcaaaggggtcatctacgagtcatgatcaatgtacctatgaagtttcatgattctaggcctaagagttcttgagttatcatccggaaaccatctggtggacagatggacgcacatacggacggaccaacatgtgcaaaacaatataccccccctcttcttcgaaggggggcataaaaatatgatgaacttaaagttatcgcaggatcgagaaaagtgtgacagactgactgactgacatactgacggacacacagagcgcaaaccataagtcccctccggtttcaccagtaggggacaataacactTAATTAATAGAGAGGTTTCACTAAAAGATTAAGTACCGGTAGGTCATACGTGCTAAGCACTTAAAAAAACAAGATGATTGCAGAATTGGGAATTCAGTCAATGAATAATGGCTGTGTTACAGATATCACTATCTCTTTATAACCAACACCATTAAACCTACATCCCAAACACTTAATGGCTTATTAATAGTTACATAGAAGGATTTATATATATCATAAACAGCACGATTTTATGGTGTATGACACTTAAGCAACAAAAACAACCATGTACCAGTTTCAGTgtgaaaacaaaatatgttaGATGATCGATGAATACACTTAGTTAAAGATTACAACAATTACTTCAACACTTATAATGTTTACAATAAAGCAACTGTGTTTACAattgcaacttcatatttgattttgtttgaaTCTATTTATATTACTAGGTTGATTAAAACAACTTTACTAACTCAAATATACTCAACAATCAACGACACTGTTCCTCATATACATGTACCACAACAGACATGTATGTACCCTTTGATCTTCAAAATTAAACAATCCAAATGTAAAGTATGGCGTTTGCTTTCAATCAATATTATCAATTCTTAACTCATTCTTTGCGTGCATCTATATACTATAACTCCCAAATACACCCATTATATTAAAGATTCATTCAGAAgacaataatattattttgacCTCTGGTGACAAAAATATTGCGCATAAACCATAAATTGCCATTCATTTTAGTTCAAAGTTTCGTATCTTATGTAAATGGCAAGTTAATACAGTATAATGCATTATTCTTAGTTTAATAACAGTCATCTGACGTTTGACCTATGGTGAAGAACATAATTCTCACATTCTACAGTACTGAGTTTTATCAAACTTGAACATATCATTACAAGACCCAGCTTATGAGACAGAATGACATAGGCACACATATTGTCACCTCCTGTGATTCACATTTTTAGATGAAGGAAAGCATTAGATTTTTTCAAGTTTTCCCAGCAGAGCTATTTATAGATGTGTAAAAATCAGTTATCTGCATTTTCCAAGAGCTCACATGAACAATTGAACAGTTTACTAACTTTAAAGCACTTCGAAAGTTTTCAAGTGCTTATCAAAATGTCTTCCCAAAAGACTTTGCCATCTATGCGTTATGATGCTCACAGCCTTGTTGTTGTGTTTGACCTACCTGTACTCCTCCTGACCTGCAGTGTCCAGGATGTCCAGCAGACATGTCTCCCCATCTATCACAACCTGCTTTCGGTATGAGTCCTCTGCattaacacaaatacattacACTATTAGTCAAGAAAAACGCTCCTCCTACCTTCAACTTCACTCGCAAATGGGAGTGGACAAGTTAAGTGTTTTTGGGGACAGAGGGGCAAAGGGATTAGGGGGGCAAAtggagggtgtgtgtgtgtggggggggggggggtactttagtcggggggggggggggggggggagggggagcaAAACACCTCCCTGTTCTATTTCGTTCAAGATCTTTTCCAATACCGTATTTTTCCTTGTATAGTGCGCTcccatgtatagcgcgcaggctgttttattAAGGCagtaatggaaaaaaatatatttaaagacaataaaaccaccaaatcggaccgaaaatggccgccattttactattgcacaatccaataatccggggcattggaaagcttacttaagcattcaaaataggaagcgtcattatgattaggagcataggttgcatagcactatacttttctgacaattttgtaattttctagcaacagatTAACAGGCCACGtgcatttcatgtaaaacatgaacaaataaGAATTCATGTATATTGTGTCATTtgtcctcggggaaagcatgggctttaaatttgaatgctgaataaaaCTTAGtggcgcatgggagacagggctaCAGTTAGtgagatatgtcagtattgacgTAAAACTGTTAATCTATTATGTTGGACAAGTTGGGTTATTGTTTGTTGCACTACACAGGtgtgaatgtgatgaacaatgAAGTCGCCAAAAACCTGGACCAAACTGGAAAACACTTAAGAAGTCCCTGTTCACACCT from Dreissena polymorpha isolate Duluth1 chromosome 1, UMN_Dpol_1.0, whole genome shotgun sequence carries:
- the LOC127841182 gene encoding GTPase HRas; translation: MTEYKLVVVGAGGVGKSALTIQLIQNHFVEEYDPTIEDSYRKQVVIDGETCLLDILDTAGQEEYSAMRDQYMRTGEGFLCVFAVNNAKSFEDINQYREQIKRVKDADEVPMVLVGNKVDLQSRFVDTRQAKQIADNYNIPYVETSAKTRQGVDDAFYTLVREIRVFKDKKGKSKKNKKKTCGML